The Arachis duranensis cultivar V14167 chromosome 2, aradu.V14167.gnm2.J7QH, whole genome shotgun sequence genome has a window encoding:
- the LOC107474369 gene encoding uncharacterized protein LOC107474369, translated as MHYSPLHQNCSSLFAVCSPFFFLAKHSPLTTHHSRTIAPLRCVLTSGRLCGQHRRPFAHHCREGEIVPNTPFKQVSLATTNLAPGFRKFLTGVCCHNKQYICLVPHILFIMNEGMRY; from the exons ATGCACTACTCGCCACTCCACCAGAACTGTAGCTCCCTCTTCGCTGTGTGCTCACCGTTCTTCTTCCTCGCTAAACACTCACCACTCACCACTCACCACTCGAGAACCATTGCTCCTCTTCGGTGCGTGCTTACATCGGGAAGACTCTGTGGTCAGCATCGTCGTCCCTTCGCTCACCATTGTCGAGAAG GTGAAATCGTACCCAACACTCCGTTCAAACAGGTGAGCTTGGCCACCACCAACCTTGCCCCAGGTTTCAGGAAGTTCTTAACTG GTGTCTGTTGCCACAACAAACAATACATCTGTCTTGTCCCTCACATTTTATTCATCATGAATGAGGGGATGCGTTACTAA